The Primulina huaijiensis isolate GDHJ02 chromosome 12, ASM1229523v2, whole genome shotgun sequence genome has a window encoding:
- the LOC140990599 gene encoding protein ASYMMETRIC LEAVES 2-like, whose translation MASSSNSPCAACKFLRRKCQPECVFAPYFPPDQPQKFANVHKVFGASNVTKLLNELQPHQREDAVNSLAYEADMRLRDPVYGCVGVISLLQHQLRQLQIDLSCAKSELSKYQNHLNGGFIHHHQQINLLGSGMAARDFHHQFFPTSHHQQQPVINGYDASSFLAMNMSASLGQLGGFQQARAAGAATDGRRTPVEPS comes from the coding sequence ATGGCTTCATCATCTAACTCCCCATGCGCCGCCTGCAAGTTCCTGCGTCGAAAATGCCAGCCGGAGTGCGTCTTCGCGCCGTACTTTCCGCCGGATCAGCCGCAGAAATTCGCCAACGTACACAAAGTCTTCGGCGCCAGCAACGTCACCAAACTTCTTAACGAGCTGCAGCCGCATCAGCGTGAAGACGCCGTTAATTCCCTCGCTTACGAAGCCGACATGAGGCTGCGAGACCCCGTCTACGGCTGCGTCGGCGTCATCTCTCTCCTTCAACACCAGCTCCGCCAGCTTCAAATCGACCTCAGCTGCGCCAAATCCGAGCTCTCTAAGTACCAGAATCACCTCAACGGTGGCTTCATCCACCACCATCAGCAGATCAACCTCCTCGGCAGCGGTATGGCGGCGAGGGATTTCCACCACCAGTTCTTTCCTACCAGTCATCATCAGCAGCAACCGGTGATTAATGGGTATGATGCTAGTAGCTTCCTCGCCATGAATATGTCTGCAAGTCTTGGACAGTTGGGCGGCTTTCAGCAGGCCAGGGCAGCCGGGGCCGCGACTGATGGACGCCGGACACCGGTGGAGCCGTCTTAG